One window from the genome of Acuticoccus sediminis encodes:
- a CDS encoding response regulator transcription factor, producing the protein MSTDRQLLILEDDESFARTLKRSFERRGYEVVVGSSPDDIPDILAVHDIRFSVVDLKLANASGLVAVDMLHKSDPDMLIVVLTGYASIVTAVESIKLGACHYLVKPANTDDIEEAFCRTSGNANVALSPRTTSIKTLEWERIHETLADTGFNISETARRLGMHRRTLARKLEKLRVH; encoded by the coding sequence ATGTCCACTGACCGCCAGCTGCTCATCCTGGAGGACGACGAGTCTTTCGCCCGCACGCTCAAGCGCTCGTTCGAGCGGCGCGGCTACGAGGTCGTGGTCGGCTCCAGCCCGGACGATATTCCGGACATCCTCGCCGTCCACGACATCCGCTTCAGCGTCGTCGACCTGAAGCTCGCCAACGCGTCCGGCCTCGTCGCCGTCGACATGCTCCACAAGAGCGACCCGGACATGCTGATCGTCGTTCTGACCGGCTACGCGTCGATCGTCACCGCGGTGGAGTCCATCAAGCTCGGCGCCTGCCACTACCTCGTGAAGCCGGCCAACACCGACGACATCGAGGAAGCGTTCTGCCGCACGTCCGGGAACGCCAACGTCGCCCTCTCGCCGCGCACAACGTCGATCAAGACGCTGGAGTGGGAGCGCATCCACGAGACGCTGGCCGACACGGGCTTCAACATCTCCGAGACCGCGCGCCGTCTCGGCATGCATCGCCGCACGCTCGCCCGCAAGCTGGAGAAGCTGCGGGTCCACTGA
- a CDS encoding NUDIX domain-containing protein: protein MLKPPVSLGVRLIVRDPAGTILLVRHTYTAGWHLPGGGVDVGETAQEAAVRECREETGYVPDGALRLVGVHFNRGYSNRDHVVTYAVDVVDDLNSFPLRAQALEIAEVVAAPIAGLPDGTTASTMRRLAEAFESVPTSTDW, encoded by the coding sequence TTGCTGAAACCGCCTGTCAGCCTGGGAGTCCGCCTGATCGTACGTGACCCTGCGGGCACCATCCTCCTCGTCCGGCACACCTATACCGCCGGCTGGCATCTTCCCGGCGGCGGCGTCGACGTCGGCGAAACCGCCCAGGAGGCGGCCGTCCGCGAGTGTCGCGAGGAGACCGGCTACGTCCCGGACGGAGCCCTGCGCCTCGTCGGCGTGCACTTCAACCGCGGCTACTCCAACCGCGACCACGTCGTCACCTACGCCGTCGACGTGGTCGACGATCTCAACAGCTTCCCCCTGCGGGCCCAGGCGCTGGAGATCGCCGAGGTCGTCGCCGCGCCCATCGCCGGCCTTCCGGACGGCACGACCGCCTCGACCATGCGCCGCCTGGCCGAGGCGTTCGAGAGCGTCCCGACCTCCACCGACTGGTGA
- a CDS encoding metallophosphoesterase family protein, whose product MRLRLAHLSDPHLSPFPKPTLGELVSKRVFGYANWVKNRKGSLVQADLDRLIADMRAQNPNHYCVTGDLVNIATDAEVAAARAWLEKLGPAQRVSVVLGNHDAYVPGAACRAVQAYGSYIPGGNFPYARRLGAVALVGVSTAVATPPLVASGRVGGSQLSSLAALLDRHDDAYKVVMIHHPPDASLASGRRGLTDVTAVREVLAAGCADLVLHGHTHKPSLTFLETPRGRAAVIGVPSASSDGSSHPPGAWAMIDIDTDARTVHLTRRGRVNGGESIRTIETVEIEANAVA is encoded by the coding sequence ATGCGACTACGCTTGGCCCACTTGTCCGACCCGCATCTCAGCCCCTTCCCGAAGCCGACGCTGGGCGAGCTCGTCTCCAAGCGCGTCTTCGGGTACGCGAACTGGGTGAAGAACCGCAAAGGGTCGCTGGTGCAGGCCGACCTCGACCGGCTCATCGCCGACATGCGGGCGCAGAACCCGAACCATTACTGCGTCACCGGCGACCTCGTGAACATCGCCACCGACGCCGAGGTGGCCGCCGCGCGCGCGTGGCTCGAGAAGCTGGGGCCGGCGCAGCGGGTGAGCGTCGTCCTCGGCAATCACGACGCATACGTCCCCGGCGCCGCCTGCCGCGCGGTCCAGGCCTATGGCTCCTATATCCCGGGCGGGAACTTCCCCTACGCGCGGCGGCTGGGCGCGGTGGCGCTGGTCGGCGTCTCGACCGCCGTGGCGACGCCGCCGCTGGTGGCCTCCGGCCGCGTCGGCGGCTCGCAGCTGTCGAGCCTCGCCGCCCTCCTCGACCGGCACGACGACGCCTACAAGGTGGTGATGATCCATCATCCGCCGGACGCCTCGCTCGCCTCCGGCCGGCGCGGGCTGACGGACGTCACGGCCGTGCGCGAGGTGCTGGCGGCCGGCTGCGCCGACCTCGTCCTGCACGGACACACCCACAAGCCGTCGCTCACCTTCCTCGAGACGCCGCGCGGGCGTGCCGCGGTGATCGGCGTGCCGTCCGCCTCCTCCGACGGATCGTCGCACCCGCCGGGCGCCTGGGCGATGATCGACATCGACACGGATGCGCGCACCGTGCACCTGACCCGGCGCGGACGCGTGAATGGCGGGGAGAGCATCCGCACGATCGAGACCGTGGAAATCGAGGCCAACGCGGTGGCGTGA
- a CDS encoding HlyC/CorC family transporter — MIDWSLWLTVGAIAVLLALSAFFSGSETALTAASRARLMQHEKQGSERAGTAAKLMEMRERLIGALLVGNNLVNILSSALATSALIRIFGDTAIVYATFIMTALVLIFSEVLPKTLAILRPESFALAVAPTVRVIVIVFAPVTNLVNHIVALILRLFGVRADMATVSSAREEIRGAVDLQHAEGGLHKSDRDRLGAILDLAELDVSDVMVHRTRMRMIDASLPPAAIVEEAANSPYTRMPLFEGETDNIVGVLHAKDLLRAVQSLGGDMERLNVRAIAKPPWFVPESTMLQDQLNAFLKKKAHFALVVDEYGEVMGLVTLEDIIEEIVGEIEDEYDNEVEGLRVEPDGTVMVDGSVSIRDLNRALDWDLPDDEATTAAGLVIHEAQMIPEVGQAFTFHGVRFEVAERERNRITLLKLNQQDGE; from the coding sequence GTGATCGACTGGTCTCTCTGGCTGACAGTGGGCGCGATCGCCGTGCTTCTCGCCCTGTCCGCCTTTTTCTCCGGCTCCGAGACGGCGCTGACGGCCGCCTCGCGCGCCCGGCTGATGCAGCACGAGAAGCAGGGCTCGGAGCGCGCCGGCACCGCAGCCAAGCTGATGGAGATGCGTGAGCGGCTTATCGGCGCGCTGCTCGTCGGCAACAACCTCGTCAACATCCTCTCGTCCGCGCTCGCGACGTCGGCGCTGATCCGCATCTTCGGCGACACGGCGATCGTCTACGCGACGTTCATCATGACCGCCCTCGTGCTGATCTTCTCCGAGGTGCTGCCGAAGACGCTGGCGATCCTGCGGCCGGAGAGCTTCGCGCTCGCGGTCGCGCCGACGGTGCGCGTCATCGTCATCGTCTTCGCGCCGGTGACGAACCTCGTGAACCACATCGTGGCCCTGATCCTGCGCCTCTTCGGCGTCAGGGCGGACATGGCGACGGTGAGTTCGGCGCGCGAGGAGATCCGCGGCGCGGTCGACCTGCAGCACGCCGAGGGCGGCCTGCACAAGTCCGACCGCGACCGGCTGGGCGCCATCCTCGACCTCGCCGAGCTCGACGTGTCGGACGTCATGGTCCACCGCACCCGGATGCGCATGATCGACGCCTCGCTGCCCCCGGCCGCGATCGTCGAGGAGGCGGCCAACTCCCCCTACACCCGCATGCCCCTCTTCGAGGGCGAGACGGACAACATCGTCGGCGTCCTCCACGCCAAGGACCTCCTGCGCGCGGTCCAGTCGCTCGGCGGGGACATGGAGCGGCTGAACGTCAGGGCGATCGCCAAGCCGCCCTGGTTCGTGCCCGAATCGACGATGCTGCAGGACCAGCTCAACGCCTTCCTGAAGAAGAAGGCGCACTTCGCGCTGGTGGTGGACGAGTACGGCGAGGTGATGGGCCTCGTCACCCTCGAGGACATCATCGAGGAGATCGTCGGCGAGATCGAGGACGAGTACGACAACGAGGTCGAGGGCCTGCGCGTCGAGCCGGACGGCACGGTCATGGTGGACGGCTCGGTATCGATCCGCGACCTCAACCGCGCGCTCGACTGGGACCTCCCGGACGACGAGGCGACGACGGCCGCCGGCCTCGTGATCCACGAGGCGCAGATGATCCCGGAGGTGGGTCAGGCCTTCACTTTCCACGGGGTGCGCTTCGAGGTCGCGGAGCGCGAGCGCAACCGGATCACCCTGTTGAAGCTGAACCAGCAGGACGGCGAGTAG
- a CDS encoding ATP-binding protein: MSGTGAARVSAADALRPGSGADDSGKKNMLLLIQLRWIAVAGQVVTILVVGPGFGVALPLPEMGIVVLAQIALSLVSLRWVRRRERVAPETLLLVLVLDVAALTAQLYMSGGGANPFAALYLLQVALAAVLLDARSAWLIVAMTTACYIGLTLKYEPLQVPGRNDSELFRLHTLGLLTCFVLMAGLLVAFLTRIAGNLRERDARIAALRQNAVEEDHIVRMGLLASGAAHELGTPLASLSVTLGDWQHMPEFANDPDRAQEIAEMQAEVKRCKSIVTGILVSAGDIRGEAPSVTSVSAFLDTLVTAWIEARGTNSLHYRNDFAPDLSIVSDEALKQVVTNVLDNAYEASPNYVELRAERDHEDLLIIVTDRGPGFAPGMIAEFGRPYHSTKGRPGGGLGLFLVVNVLRKFGGEARAENRPSGGARVTIRLPLGVLALEGQGHVH; the protein is encoded by the coding sequence TTGAGCGGCACCGGCGCGGCGCGGGTCAGCGCTGCCGACGCGCTTCGGCCAGGGTCCGGCGCGGACGACAGCGGCAAGAAGAACATGCTCCTCCTGATCCAGCTCCGCTGGATCGCGGTGGCGGGGCAGGTGGTGACCATCCTCGTCGTCGGCCCCGGCTTCGGCGTGGCGCTGCCGCTCCCGGAGATGGGCATCGTCGTCCTCGCCCAGATCGCCCTCAGCCTCGTCAGCCTGCGCTGGGTGCGGCGGCGCGAGAGGGTCGCGCCGGAGACGCTCCTGCTGGTGCTGGTGCTCGACGTCGCGGCGCTGACGGCTCAACTCTACATGAGCGGCGGCGGGGCCAACCCGTTCGCCGCGCTCTACCTGCTGCAGGTCGCGCTCGCGGCGGTCCTGCTCGACGCAAGGTCGGCGTGGCTTATCGTCGCCATGACGACCGCCTGCTACATCGGCCTCACGCTCAAGTACGAGCCGCTTCAGGTTCCCGGCCGCAACGATTCCGAGCTCTTCCGCTTGCATACGTTGGGGCTTTTGACCTGCTTCGTGCTGATGGCCGGCCTCCTTGTCGCCTTCCTCACCCGCATCGCCGGCAACCTGCGCGAACGTGACGCCCGCATAGCGGCCTTGCGCCAGAACGCAGTCGAAGAAGATCATATTGTGCGAATGGGACTTCTGGCATCGGGGGCCGCGCACGAGCTCGGCACGCCGCTCGCCTCGCTGTCGGTCACGCTGGGTGACTGGCAGCACATGCCGGAGTTCGCCAACGACCCGGATCGCGCACAGGAGATCGCAGAGATGCAGGCGGAGGTGAAGCGGTGCAAGTCGATCGTCACCGGCATCCTCGTATCCGCCGGTGACATCCGCGGCGAGGCGCCGTCGGTCACGTCGGTCAGCGCATTCCTCGACACCCTCGTCACCGCGTGGATCGAGGCGCGCGGCACCAACAGCCTGCACTACCGCAACGACTTCGCGCCGGACCTGTCGATCGTCTCCGACGAGGCGCTGAAGCAGGTCGTCACCAACGTTCTCGACAACGCCTACGAGGCCTCGCCAAACTACGTCGAGCTTCGCGCCGAGCGCGACCACGAGGACCTCCTGATCATCGTGACCGACCGCGGCCCGGGCTTCGCGCCGGGCATGATCGCCGAGTTCGGCCGCCCCTATCACTCGACAAAGGGACGGCCCGGCGGCGGCCTCGGGCTCTTCCTCGTCGTCAATGTCCTGCGCAAGTTCGGCGGGGAGGCGAGGGCGGAGAACCGCCCGTCCGGCGGCGCCCGCGTGACGATCCGCCTGCCGCTCGGCGTGCTGGCGCTGGAGGGGCAGGGCCATGTCCACTGA
- a CDS encoding SURF1 family protein: MGRKRRTLAIGFAAFATVVFVCLGVWQLQRREWKLDLIARVDARLAAAPVAAPGPDGWAGITADGDAYRRVTATGTYETGHDTLVQAVTELGPGSWVLTPLATAEGFTVLVNRGFAPPDRRTPADIAPPEGPVTVTGLLRVTEPGGAFLRSNDPDAGRWYSRDTAAIATAGGLGAVAPYFIDADADAPGEVPVGGLTVVQFRNSHLVYALTWFALALTSIAITALGLRRERGPSEAGRSGTARSESGRGDTKRVAVGG; the protein is encoded by the coding sequence GTGGGACGCAAGCGCCGTACGCTCGCCATCGGATTCGCCGCCTTCGCGACGGTCGTCTTCGTGTGCCTCGGCGTGTGGCAGCTGCAGCGGCGGGAGTGGAAGCTCGACCTGATCGCCCGGGTCGACGCGCGCCTCGCCGCCGCGCCGGTCGCCGCGCCCGGCCCCGACGGCTGGGCCGGCATCACCGCCGACGGGGACGCCTACCGCCGCGTCACCGCCACGGGCACCTACGAGACCGGCCACGACACGCTGGTGCAGGCCGTCACCGAACTCGGCCCCGGCAGCTGGGTCCTGACCCCGCTCGCGACGGCGGAAGGCTTCACCGTCCTCGTCAACCGCGGCTTCGCGCCGCCGGACCGCCGCACCCCCGCCGACATCGCGCCGCCGGAGGGACCGGTGACGGTCACCGGCCTCCTGCGCGTCACGGAGCCGGGCGGCGCCTTCCTGCGCTCCAACGACCCGGACGCCGGCCGCTGGTACTCGCGCGACACCGCCGCGATCGCCACCGCCGGGGGCCTCGGCGCGGTCGCGCCCTATTTTATCGACGCGGACGCGGACGCGCCGGGCGAGGTCCCGGTCGGCGGCCTCACGGTCGTCCAGTTCCGCAATTCCCACCTCGTTTATGCGTTGACATGGTTCGCCCTGGCGCTGACATCCATCGCGATCACGGCGCTCGGACTGCGCCGTGAGAGGGGACCGTCCGAGGCCGGACGATCCGGGACGGCGCGGTCCGAAAGCGGGCGGGGCGATACGAAGCGGGTGGCCGTCGGCGGTTAG
- the mnmA gene encoding tRNA 2-thiouridine(34) synthase MnmA: protein MHSSEPSNSLGLPGRAEDHRVVVAMSGGVDSSVVAGLLAREGFNVVGMTLQLYDHGAATAKKGACCAGSDIHDARVVAERLGIAHYVLDYESRFQEGVIAAFADAYARGETPVPCIACNQTVKFTDLLSAARTLGASALATGHYVASRVERGRRRLFRPHDAQRDQSYFLFATTAEQLDYVRFPLGDLPKDRVRELAAEMGLVVADKPDSQDICFVPDGRYSNIVAAMRPDATEEGPIRHVDGRVLGRHAGVIGYTVGQRRGLNIAVGEPLFVVRIDAETNELIVGPREALRTRRIILRDTNWLGDPLEIGDETSIYARVRSTRPPAPGLVRRTADGLEVELDEGEEGVAPGQACVLYASNAPRAEILGGGFIQRTTANMAPRLVDA, encoded by the coding sequence ATGCATTCGTCAGAACCTTCGAATTCGTTGGGCTTGCCCGGGCGCGCCGAGGACCACCGTGTCGTCGTCGCGATGTCGGGGGGTGTCGATTCGTCCGTCGTCGCGGGCCTCCTCGCGCGCGAGGGCTTCAACGTGGTCGGCATGACGCTGCAGCTCTACGACCACGGCGCCGCCACCGCGAAGAAGGGGGCGTGCTGCGCGGGGTCGGACATCCATGACGCGCGCGTCGTCGCCGAGCGGCTGGGCATCGCCCACTACGTGCTCGACTACGAGAGCCGCTTCCAGGAAGGCGTGATCGCGGCGTTCGCGGACGCCTACGCCCGGGGCGAGACCCCGGTGCCGTGCATCGCCTGCAACCAGACCGTCAAGTTCACCGACCTCCTGTCGGCTGCGCGCACGCTCGGCGCCTCGGCGCTCGCGACCGGGCATTACGTGGCCAGCCGCGTGGAGCGCGGCCGGCGGCGCCTCTTCCGCCCGCACGACGCGCAGCGCGACCAGAGCTACTTCCTGTTCGCCACCACGGCCGAGCAGCTCGACTACGTGCGCTTCCCCCTCGGCGACCTGCCGAAGGACCGGGTGCGCGAGCTCGCCGCAGAGATGGGGCTCGTTGTGGCCGACAAGCCGGACAGCCAGGACATCTGCTTCGTGCCGGACGGGCGCTACTCCAACATCGTCGCCGCCATGCGCCCCGACGCCACCGAGGAGGGCCCGATCCGCCACGTCGACGGGCGCGTCCTCGGCCGTCATGCCGGCGTGATCGGCTACACCGTCGGCCAGCGGCGCGGCCTCAACATCGCGGTCGGCGAGCCCCTCTTCGTGGTGCGGATCGACGCGGAGACCAACGAGCTGATCGTCGGCCCGCGCGAGGCGCTGCGGACCCGCCGGATCATCCTGCGCGACACCAACTGGCTCGGCGACCCGCTCGAGATCGGCGACGAGACCTCGATCTACGCGCGCGTGCGCTCGACGCGGCCGCCGGCGCCGGGGCTCGTGCGCCGCACCGCCGACGGGCTGGAGGTGGAGCTAGACGAGGGCGAGGAGGGCGTGGCACCCGGCCAGGCCTGCGTGCTCTACGCCTCCAACGCGCCGCGGGCCGAGATACTCGGCGGCGGCTTCATCCAGCGCACCACGGCGAACATGGCCCCTCGCCTCGTCGACGCCTGA
- a CDS encoding DUF1153 domain-containing protein: MSEYPQPRYRYVIGPDGTPLTLADLPPKNTKRWVIRRKAEVVAAVRGGLLSMDEACERYTLTVEEFLSWNALIDRHGLAGLRATKVQQYRA; the protein is encoded by the coding sequence ATGTCTGAGTATCCACAGCCGCGTTATCGTTATGTCATCGGTCCGGATGGCACTCCGTTAACCCTGGCGGACCTGCCACCGAAGAATACCAAGCGGTGGGTGATCCGCCGCAAGGCCGAGGTGGTGGCCGCAGTCCGCGGCGGGCTCTTGTCCATGGACGAAGCCTGCGAGCGGTATACCCTCACGGTCGAGGAGTTCCTATCCTGGAACGCGCTGATCGATCGCCATGGCCTCGCCGGACTGCGTGCCACGAAGGTCCAGCAGTACCGCGCCTGA
- a CDS encoding class I SAM-dependent methyltransferase: MTSTNRTVEGRDVKSAYARWAPIYEFIATPTVPARKIAAKRVNAIGGRFLEAGVGSGSALPLYDDNVSLVGVDLSHDMLKIARERVDNGLKNVEAILEMDLMSLAFPDASFDGVVCMFTITAVPDASRVMAEFARVVKPGGIVMIASHFEAKAGPWQVTDRILTPFSKRLGWNPSMSIDGVLDTPGLTLEKREELPPVGLITLLSFRRTA, encoded by the coding sequence ATGACTTCGACCAACCGCACCGTCGAGGGCCGCGACGTAAAGTCGGCCTATGCCCGCTGGGCGCCGATCTACGAGTTCATCGCGACGCCGACCGTTCCGGCCCGCAAGATCGCGGCCAAGCGCGTGAACGCCATCGGCGGGCGCTTCCTGGAGGCCGGCGTCGGCTCCGGGTCGGCGTTGCCGCTCTACGACGACAACGTCAGCCTCGTCGGCGTCGACCTCTCGCACGACATGCTCAAGATCGCGCGCGAGCGGGTCGACAACGGCCTGAAGAACGTCGAGGCCATCCTCGAGATGGACCTCATGAGCCTCGCCTTCCCGGACGCCTCGTTCGACGGCGTCGTGTGCATGTTCACCATCACGGCCGTCCCCGACGCCTCCAGGGTGATGGCCGAGTTCGCGCGCGTGGTGAAGCCGGGCGGCATCGTCATGATCGCCAGCCACTTCGAGGCGAAGGCCGGCCCGTGGCAGGTCACGGACCGCATCCTGACGCCGTTCTCCAAGCGCCTGGGCTGGAACCCGTCGATGTCGATCGACGGTGTCCTCGACACGCCGGGCCTCACGCTGGAGAAGCGCGAGGAGCTCCCGCCGGTCGGCCTCATCACGCTGCTGAGCTTCCGCCGGACCGCGTAG
- the ppk2 gene encoding polyphosphate kinase 2 yields the protein MGKKHKNKDRKHDVAATGTPAPAKDAAAPSKKERNAAYERELERLQEEVAYLQAWVKATGARIVIIFEGRDAAGKGGVIKRLVERVSPRVFRVVALPAPSDRERTQIYFQRYINHFPAAGEVVIFDRSWYNRPGVERVMGFTPEETVKRFLEVLPALEGLLVESGIVLLKYFLDVSEAEQERRFNQRIDDPMRQWKLSPMDLESFRRWWDYTRAYDDMIRATDTPHAPWWIVDSDDKKAARINCITHILNSIPYERIPFEVPELGRRQKRPDDYVEDPIARNVVPSIF from the coding sequence ATGGGCAAGAAGCACAAGAACAAGGACCGGAAACACGACGTCGCGGCGACGGGCACGCCCGCTCCCGCGAAGGACGCTGCCGCTCCCTCCAAAAAGGAGCGCAACGCCGCATACGAGCGCGAGCTGGAGCGGCTCCAGGAGGAGGTCGCCTATCTCCAGGCCTGGGTGAAGGCAACGGGCGCGCGCATCGTCATCATCTTCGAGGGGCGCGACGCGGCGGGGAAAGGCGGCGTCATCAAGCGCCTCGTCGAGCGGGTCAGCCCGCGCGTGTTCCGCGTCGTGGCGCTCCCCGCGCCGAGCGACCGCGAAAGGACCCAGATCTATTTCCAGCGCTACATCAACCACTTCCCCGCTGCGGGCGAAGTCGTGATCTTCGACCGGTCCTGGTACAACCGGCCTGGCGTGGAGCGCGTCATGGGCTTCACGCCGGAGGAGACGGTCAAGCGCTTCCTCGAGGTCCTGCCGGCGCTCGAGGGGCTGCTGGTGGAGAGCGGCATCGTCCTCCTCAAGTACTTCCTCGATGTCAGCGAGGCGGAGCAGGAGCGGCGCTTCAATCAGCGCATCGACGATCCCATGCGCCAGTGGAAGCTCAGTCCCATGGACCTCGAGAGCTTCCGCCGCTGGTGGGACTACACGAGGGCGTACGACGACATGATCCGGGCCACCGACACGCCGCACGCGCCGTGGTGGATCGTCGACTCGGACGACAAGAAGGCGGCGCGCATCAACTGCATCACGCACATCCTGAACTCGATCCCCTACGAGCGCATCCCGTTCGAGGTGCCCGAGCTCGGCAGGCGTCAGAAGCGCCCCGACGACTACGTGGAGGATCCGATCGCCCGCAACGTCGTCCCGTCCATATTCTGA
- the cyoD gene encoding cytochrome o ubiquinol oxidase subunit IV, which translates to MSAETHTDAHHDDHGHGHDAGHPGGTFSGYMTGFILSVILTAIPFWLVMSGYIPDKTTTALLVMGFAVVQIVVHMVFFLHMTPSAEGGWTMMALIFTLVLVVITLAGSLWVMYHMNTNMMPWNVAPLSGSAASGG; encoded by the coding sequence ATGAGCGCTGAGACCCACACCGACGCTCACCACGACGACCACGGCCACGGACACGACGCCGGTCACCCCGGCGGCACCTTCTCCGGCTACATGACCGGCTTCATCCTGTCGGTCATCCTGACGGCGATCCCGTTCTGGCTGGTGATGAGCGGGTATATCCCGGACAAGACGACGACGGCGCTCCTCGTCATGGGCTTCGCCGTGGTCCAGATCGTCGTGCACATGGTGTTTTTCCTGCACATGACGCCAAGCGCGGAAGGCGGCTGGACGATGATGGCGCTGATCTTCACCCTCGTCCTGGTGGTGATCACGCTCGCCGGCTCGCTCTGGGTCATGTACCACATGAACACCAACATGATGCCGTGGAACGTCGCGCCCCTCTCCGGGAGCGCGGCCAGCGGGGGCTGA